From the genome of Thermostichus vulcanus str. 'Rupite', one region includes:
- the purC gene encoding phosphoribosylaminoimidazolesuccinocarboxamide synthase: MPSSSPSPSPFPGAPQELLYEGKAKRVYRTADPQVYLCQYKDDATAFNAEKRGSIAGKGEVNCTVSSHLFRYLAQQGIPNHFLAQPSPTEMQVKAVTILPLEVVVRNRTAGSLCKRLGLERGLPIDPPLLEFYYKNDALGDPLVTQDHIRLLKLATPSQVEQVGSLALTINGHLQTFWRACQLELVDFKLEFGCDAEGEILLADEISPDTCRLWDLAAGDDSAPRVLDKDLFRFDLGDPVAGYQEVLQRVLQVVEQQPHPNSA; encoded by the coding sequence ATGCCCTCTTCTTCTCCCTCCCCTTCACCTTTTCCTGGCGCACCTCAGGAGCTGCTCTATGAGGGCAAAGCCAAGCGGGTGTACCGCACCGCCGATCCGCAGGTGTATCTTTGCCAGTACAAAGACGATGCCACAGCCTTTAACGCCGAAAAACGGGGATCCATTGCGGGCAAAGGGGAGGTCAACTGCACCGTATCCAGCCATCTTTTCCGCTACCTTGCCCAGCAGGGGATCCCTAACCATTTTCTTGCCCAACCCAGTCCCACTGAAATGCAGGTGAAGGCCGTTACGATTTTGCCGCTGGAAGTGGTGGTGCGGAACCGGACGGCGGGTAGTCTGTGCAAACGACTGGGATTAGAGCGGGGGCTGCCCATCGACCCCCCCTTGCTGGAGTTTTACTACAAAAACGATGCCCTCGGGGATCCCTTGGTAACCCAGGACCACATTCGTTTGTTAAAGTTGGCTACCCCCTCTCAAGTGGAACAGGTGGGATCCCTGGCTTTGACCATCAACGGACACTTACAAACCTTTTGGCGGGCCTGTCAACTGGAGTTAGTTGATTTCAAGCTGGAATTTGGTTGCGATGCCGAGGGAGAAATCCTGTTGGCGGATGAGATTAGCCCCGACACCTGCCGCCTTTGGGACCTAGCGGCAGGAGATGACTCAGCGCCAAGGGTACTGGATAAGGATCTCTTCCGGTTTGATCTGGGGGATCCCGTGGCAGGTTACCAAGAGGTGTTGCAACGGGTTCTGCAGGTCGTCGAACAACAGCCCCATCCCAACAGCGCCTAG